The Winogradskyella schleiferi genome has a window encoding:
- a CDS encoding gamma carbonic anhydrase family protein: protein MPIIKPVKGKHPQIPDDCYVAENATIVGEVTIGSQCSIWFNAVIRGDVHFIKMGDKVNIQDGAVIHATYQKSPTTIGNNVSIGHNAIVHGCTIKDNVLVGMGSIIMDDCVIESNSIIAAGAVVTKNTIVESGSIYAGVPAKKVKDISQELISGEIDRIANNYVKYSSWFKE from the coding sequence ATGCCAATTATAAAACCAGTAAAAGGAAAACACCCACAAATACCAGATGATTGTTATGTTGCCGAAAATGCAACCATAGTTGGGGAGGTTACTATAGGTAGCCAATGCAGTATTTGGTTTAATGCAGTAATTAGAGGCGATGTGCATTTTATTAAAATGGGTGATAAAGTCAATATTCAAGATGGCGCTGTAATCCACGCTACCTATCAAAAATCACCAACGACTATTGGAAATAACGTATCCATAGGCCATAATGCCATTGTACATGGCTGTACCATAAAAGATAATGTCCTTGTCGGTATGGGAAGTATTATTATGGACGATTGTGTTATAGAAAGTAATAGTATTATTGCCGCAGGTGCAGTAGTTACTAAAAATACGATTGTAGAATCGGGAAGTATTTACGCAGGTGTTCCTGCTAAAAAGGTTAAAGATATTAGCCAGGAATTAATTTCTGGGGAAATTGATCGGATTGCGAATAATTATGTGAAGTATTCGAGTTGGTTTAAGGAGTAA
- the murI gene encoding glutamate racemase → MSNNPIGIFDSGIGGTSIFKEIHTLMPNENCIYLADSKNAPYGNKSKEEILQLSIKNTEFLIGKGSKVIVVACNTATTNAIDYLRENYNMPFIGIEPAIKPAALSTQTKAVGILATKGTLSSQLFHKTADLYARGIKVIEQIGEGIVPLIETGKLDSDEMYALLETYLKPMLEQNIDYLVLGCTHYPYLIPMLTKILPGNVKIIDSGLAVARQTKSVLSTHNLLNDSLLKPTPTIELFSNGDVVILDAILDHKFDVSFLDF, encoded by the coding sequence ATGAGTAATAATCCTATTGGCATATTCGATTCTGGAATTGGTGGTACATCGATCTTTAAGGAAATCCATACCTTGATGCCAAATGAAAACTGCATCTATTTAGCAGATAGTAAAAATGCGCCTTACGGTAATAAATCCAAGGAAGAGATACTTCAACTAAGTATTAAGAATACGGAGTTCCTTATTGGCAAAGGGAGTAAGGTTATTGTGGTGGCTTGCAATACGGCAACGACCAATGCTATTGATTATCTAAGGGAAAATTATAACATGCCTTTCATTGGTATCGAACCAGCCATAAAACCAGCGGCTTTAAGCACACAAACAAAAGCTGTAGGTATATTGGCAACCAAGGGAACTTTAAGTAGTCAGCTGTTTCATAAAACAGCAGATTTATATGCTCGTGGAATTAAAGTGATTGAACAAATTGGTGAAGGTATAGTACCACTCATTGAAACAGGAAAATTGGATTCTGATGAAATGTACGCGTTGTTGGAAACCTATTTAAAACCAATGTTAGAGCAGAACATTGATTATTTGGTGCTAGGCTGCACACATTACCCATATCTTATCCCTATGCTTACTAAAATACTTCCAGGCAACGTGAAGATTATCGACTCTGGACTGGCAGTCGCAAGACAAACAAAATCGGTTTTATCAACTCATAATTTGTTAAACGATTCTCTTTTAAAGCCAACTCCAACTATAGAACTATTTTCGAATGGTGACGTTGTTATCTTAGATGCCATTTTAGATCATAAATTTGATGTATCTTTTTTGGATTTTTAG
- a CDS encoding OmpH family outer membrane protein, translated as MSKHLKTLLFTAVLFIGATSFSAAQSKIAHINKQELIKAMPAYTQAQGEIEKMGKTYEAEIQNSLKELDKKLKQYTAEEPTQTSEENQKRMVEVEGIKQSLGEYQQQAQKQLQEKEFNLLKPIVEKADNAIKAVAAAQGYQYVVDSAMLIVADGKDLMADVKKQLGM; from the coding sequence ATGAGTAAACATTTAAAAACTTTATTATTTACAGCAGTACTTTTTATAGGAGCAACTAGCTTTTCAGCTGCTCAAAGTAAAATTGCTCATATTAATAAACAAGAATTGATTAAAGCTATGCCTGCTTACACGCAAGCACAAGGTGAGATTGAAAAGATGGGTAAAACTTATGAAGCTGAAATTCAAAATTCACTTAAAGAGTTGGATAAAAAATTAAAGCAATATACTGCAGAAGAGCCAACACAAACGAGCGAAGAAAATCAGAAGCGTATGGTAGAAGTTGAAGGTATTAAGCAAAGCTTAGGAGAGTACCAACAACAGGCTCAGAAACAATTGCAAGAAAAAGAATTTAATCTTTTAAAGCCAATTGTTGAAAAAGCGGATAATGCAATCAAAGCTGTTGCAGCAGCGCAAGGTTATCAGTATGTTGTAGATTCTGCAATGCTTATTGTAGCAGATGGTAAGGATCTTATGGCAGATGTTAAAAAACAATTAGGGATGTAA
- a CDS encoding GTPase, whose amino-acid sequence MKLLFIYNANSGKLNTLFDAGHKLIRPSTYKCSLCALTFDTFTENKVWKKFRADSHLKMEFYHKDEFEALFPSVKLIWPTILKLEDHQLTTVLTPEVINKIPDVEALIELLNLSI is encoded by the coding sequence ATGAAATTACTTTTCATATATAATGCCAATTCAGGAAAATTAAATACCTTGTTTGATGCAGGACACAAACTCATACGTCCATCAACCTATAAGTGTAGCTTATGTGCTTTAACTTTTGATACATTTACTGAAAATAAGGTCTGGAAAAAGTTTAGAGCTGATAGCCATTTGAAAATGGAATTTTACCATAAGGACGAATTTGAAGCTCTATTTCCGAGTGTAAAACTCATATGGCCAACGATTTTAAAACTTGAAGACCATCAGCTGACCACAGTTTTAACTCCTGAGGTTATAAATAAAATTCCAGATGTTGAAGCGCTAATTGAACTATTGAATCTGAGTATTTAA
- the rpsU gene encoding 30S ribosomal protein S21 — MIKIEIKEGENIERALKRYKRKHRNVQIMQNLRESRYFTKPSVKRRREIQKAEYIQGLRDAENV; from the coding sequence ATGATTAAAATCGAAATCAAAGAAGGAGAAAACATAGAACGTGCACTTAAGCGTTACAAGCGTAAACACAGAAATGTGCAAATTATGCAGAACTTGAGAGAATCTCGTTATTTCACTAAGCCTTCTGTAAAAAGAAGAAGAGAAATTCAGAAAGCTGAATACATTCAAGGTTTAAGAGACGCTGAAAACGTATAG
- a CDS encoding queuosine precursor transporter — protein sequence MSIKDKLLAQRIYLILGGLFITSLVVSNLIFQKFFFWHPFDVTLFGSKLFEISVGILPYPITFLITDLISEIYGKKRANDIVIVGIFASLFSLLIIYTASNVPATKWSYVDDTMFNKVFGNTSLAVFASMITYLFAQFVDIQIYHFWKRLTKGKHLWLRNNFSTWFSQFVDTFTIVFLLCAFGIIDWSNFAGLLISGFIFKVLVAMLDTPFLYLGVYVFRKRFKLKVNEEINLLQQLSETLKSS from the coding sequence ATGTCAATAAAAGACAAGCTTTTAGCACAACGCATTTACCTTATACTTGGTGGACTTTTTATCACATCGCTTGTCGTTTCAAATTTAATTTTTCAGAAATTCTTTTTTTGGCATCCTTTTGATGTTACTCTTTTTGGTTCAAAATTATTTGAAATTTCGGTTGGTATCTTACCTTATCCTATTACATTTCTAATCACGGATTTAATTAGTGAGATTTATGGTAAAAAACGTGCCAATGACATTGTCATCGTTGGGATTTTCGCTTCCCTATTTTCACTTTTAATTATTTATACGGCTTCAAATGTGCCTGCTACCAAATGGTCTTATGTAGATGATACCATGTTCAATAAGGTCTTTGGAAACACATCACTCGCGGTCTTTGCGAGTATGATTACTTACCTCTTTGCTCAATTTGTAGATATTCAAATTTATCATTTCTGGAAACGATTGACTAAAGGGAAACACTTATGGCTACGGAATAATTTTTCTACTTGGTTTTCTCAATTTGTAGATACGTTTACAATTGTATTTTTACTATGTGCCTTTGGAATTATAGATTGGTCCAATTTTGCAGGTTTGCTTATTAGCGGTTTTATTTTTAAGGTCTTGGTTGCTATGTTAGACACACCATTTTTATATCTCGGTGTTTATGTATTCCGAAAACGTTTCAAGCTAAAAGTAAATGAGGAAATAAATTTACTGCAACAACTAAGTGAAACACTAAAATCTTCTTAA
- a CDS encoding AsmA family protein, which yields MKKFLKIIGIVLLLFIAILIAIPFVLESKIDTIVQNYADNNLDADLTFDDISLSLISSFPKAEVSVENLKIINRAPFEGETLATAKTLSFELGVMQLLKGTEEPLEVNEIIANELLLVLKTNKTGAVNYDIVKESATDTATQNTTNSTGFSFDIENYEINNSAFTYIDDTSNTTFYLTEINHNGKGIFSGGKSELDTNTEANITFAMDSIEYLSNNSLKLDALIDMDLEQQKYTFKENKGYINALPIEFEGFVQIVEAGQQIDISFKNPEASFKDFLAVIPKAYAKNIEDVSTTGNFTINGIIKGLISEETIPTLDINMKSENASFKFPDLSKSVRNISIDASVKNTTGNVDDTFVDIDKLNFQVDEDIFKSEVHIKNLTKNMLVDAKLDGVLNLANITKAYPIELENELSGILRGNVNTSFDMNAIETNAYQRIKNAGSVSISDFIFSSEDIINPIQINKADLTFKPGTVSLNSFDALTGKSDFSATGTINNLLGFLLSDKNLQGNFNVNSNTFALSDFMVEDESANETSNKTTSDAESLKIPDFLECTITANAKTVIYDNLNLKNVKGTLYIKDQNAILQNMTTDIFDGQLGISGNVSTKATKPTFDMKLGMQNFDISQSFKDLEMLKALAPIAKVLQGKLNSTIDISGFLDSSFSPDLSTISGNAIASILTNKINTENSPLLSGLDSKLDFIDLDELDLKDLTTNLSFENGQVSVKPFTLKYKDIPIEVSGSHSFSNTMNYNAVLQVPAKYLGSEVNRLIGKINDNEVNKITIPVTANIGGTFTNPNIKTDLTSGVSNLTKQLIEIEKQKLIGKGKDKVTDLLGGLLGGNSNATKTDSTTTKADTTKQSTEDKVKEGVSGILGGLLGGKKKSTNKKATDSIKN from the coding sequence ATGAAGAAATTTTTGAAAATTATAGGCATCGTATTACTTCTATTCATTGCGATTCTAATTGCGATTCCTTTTGTTTTAGAATCTAAAATAGATACCATTGTCCAGAATTATGCGGACAACAATTTGGATGCCGATTTAACTTTTGACGATATCAGTCTCAGTCTTATCAGCAGTTTTCCTAAGGCTGAAGTAAGCGTCGAAAATCTAAAAATAATCAATCGTGCGCCTTTTGAAGGCGAAACCTTAGCAACCGCAAAGACATTATCGTTTGAATTGGGCGTAATGCAATTGCTTAAAGGCACGGAAGAACCTCTTGAGGTTAACGAAATTATTGCCAATGAACTGCTTTTGGTATTAAAAACCAACAAAACTGGCGCTGTTAATTATGATATCGTAAAGGAAAGCGCAACAGATACTGCAACGCAAAACACAACTAATTCAACGGGTTTTAGTTTCGATATTGAGAACTACGAAATCAATAATAGTGCGTTCACTTATATTGATGACACGTCGAACACCACGTTTTATTTGACCGAAATTAATCACAACGGCAAAGGCATTTTCTCTGGCGGAAAGTCTGAATTAGACACTAATACCGAAGCAAACATCACGTTTGCCATGGATAGCATTGAATATTTAAGCAACAACAGTCTTAAATTGGATGCACTTATCGATATGGATTTAGAGCAACAAAAATATACCTTCAAAGAAAACAAAGGGTACATCAATGCGTTGCCTATAGAATTTGAGGGCTTTGTACAAATAGTAGAAGCAGGACAGCAAATTGATATTAGTTTTAAGAATCCAGAAGCATCATTTAAGGATTTTTTAGCCGTAATTCCAAAAGCTTATGCCAAGAATATTGAGGATGTAAGCACCACAGGAAACTTTACCATTAACGGTATTATTAAAGGTTTAATTTCAGAGGAAACCATCCCGACTTTAGATATCAACATGAAGTCTGAAAATGCATCCTTCAAATTCCCTGACCTTTCTAAAAGTGTTCGGAATATCTCAATTGATGCTTCTGTGAAAAACACTACAGGTAACGTTGATGATACCTTTGTGGACATTGATAAACTCAACTTTCAGGTGGATGAAGACATTTTCAAATCTGAAGTCCATATTAAGAATCTTACTAAGAACATGCTCGTGGATGCTAAATTAGATGGTGTTCTAAATTTAGCTAATATCACAAAAGCCTATCCCATAGAACTGGAAAATGAACTGAGCGGTATTTTAAGAGGAAACGTAAACACGTCTTTTGACATGAATGCCATTGAAACCAATGCCTACCAACGTATTAAAAATGCAGGAAGTGTTTCTATTTCGGATTTTATATTTTCATCGGAAGACATTATTAATCCCATTCAAATCAATAAAGCCGATTTAACCTTTAAACCAGGAACGGTAAGCCTAAATAGTTTTGATGCCTTAACAGGAAAGAGTGATTTTTCGGCTACAGGAACCATTAATAATTTACTCGGGTTTTTGTTAAGTGATAAAAATCTTCAAGGTAATTTTAATGTGAATTCCAATACGTTTGCTCTTTCAGACTTTATGGTCGAAGATGAATCGGCAAATGAAACATCGAACAAAACAACATCTGATGCTGAATCGCTTAAGATTCCAGATTTTTTGGAATGTACCATTACTGCCAATGCCAAAACGGTTATTTATGACAACCTCAACTTAAAGAATGTAAAAGGTACACTTTATATTAAAGACCAAAATGCCATTCTTCAAAATATGACTACAGATATTTTTGATGGTCAATTAGGGATTTCAGGTAATGTTTCTACAAAAGCAACAAAACCAACTTTTGACATGAAATTGGGCATGCAAAATTTCGACATTTCGCAATCGTTTAAAGATTTGGAAATGCTAAAAGCTTTAGCGCCAATTGCAAAAGTTCTTCAAGGAAAATTGAATTCTACCATTGATATTAGTGGGTTTTTGGATTCAAGTTTTTCGCCAGATTTAAGTACAATTTCCGGAAATGCTATTGCTAGCATTCTTACCAATAAAATTAATACTGAAAATAGCCCACTCCTTTCTGGCTTGGATAGCAAATTAGATTTTATTGATTTAGATGAACTAGATTTAAAAGACCTTACAACAAATTTAAGTTTCGAAAACGGACAGGTTTCCGTAAAACCATTCACGCTTAAATACAAAGACATTCCTATTGAAGTTTCAGGTTCACACAGTTTTTCAAACACCATGAATTACAATGCTGTTTTACAAGTACCAGCAAAATATTTAGGTAGTGAAGTGAATCGTTTAATTGGAAAGATCAACGATAATGAAGTGAATAAAATTACTATTCCTGTTACGGCAAATATTGGTGGCACATTTACGAATCCTAATATAAAGACTGATTTAACGTCTGGAGTTTCAAACTTAACCAAACAATTGATAGAAATTGAAAAACAAAAATTAATTGGAAAAGGAAAAGATAAAGTCACAGACCTATTGGGCGGACTTTTGGGCGGAAATTCAAACGCGACTAAAACGGATTCTACAACAACAAAAGCAGATACCACAAAACAATCGACAGAAGACAAAGTTAAAGAAGGCGTCAGTGGTATTTTGGGTGGCCTTTTAGGCGGAAAGAAAAAATCTACAAATAAAAAAGCGACGGATTCCATCAAAAATTAA
- a CDS encoding OmpH family outer membrane protein — MMKFKVLFLIVIIGLLSFSASAQRGVRIGYIDTEYILQNVPEYQQASSQLDKKVQDWKSEIETKLNAINLKKKELENESVLLTKELYDERLEDISFEEAEILDYQQKRFGPDGDLMIQKRQLIEPIQDQIFAAVQDIAETGKYDFVFDKSADVVMLYSAERYDLSERVLNTITRTSKRSQAKSRKERKELEEEEVVPEVSSDKDARQQALEDRKAKREEQLAAKRAEREKAAEDRRKAQEELREAKRKEAEERRQRVIDARNERSESAEETTTNEKDNNAEARPTVPADSTKAKTDIEKDSISSNKPKTATEIAEAERLQKLRDREARQKALEDRKKKIIEQRKEARAERERQVKRNDSIAKAKKNEDNNN, encoded by the coding sequence ATGATGAAATTTAAAGTTCTTTTTTTAATAGTAATAATAGGTCTATTGAGCTTTAGTGCTAGCGCACAACGTGGCGTAAGAATAGGTTATATTGATACGGAGTACATTTTACAAAATGTACCGGAATATCAACAAGCTTCTTCTCAATTAGACAAAAAAGTTCAAGATTGGAAATCTGAAATTGAAACCAAATTGAATGCCATTAATCTAAAGAAAAAAGAACTCGAAAATGAAAGTGTTCTTTTAACGAAGGAATTATATGATGAACGACTAGAAGATATTTCTTTTGAAGAGGCCGAAATTTTAGATTATCAACAAAAACGTTTTGGACCTGATGGCGATTTAATGATTCAGAAACGTCAATTGATTGAACCTATACAAGATCAGATTTTTGCCGCAGTCCAAGATATTGCTGAAACCGGAAAATATGATTTCGTGTTCGATAAATCTGCAGATGTTGTGATGCTATATTCAGCAGAGCGCTATGATTTAAGTGAGCGTGTTTTAAACACAATTACAAGAACCTCTAAACGATCACAGGCAAAAAGCAGAAAAGAACGTAAAGAGCTTGAAGAGGAAGAAGTAGTTCCGGAAGTAAGTTCAGATAAAGATGCACGCCAACAAGCGCTGGAAGACAGAAAAGCAAAACGTGAAGAACAATTAGCAGCTAAGCGTGCCGAGCGCGAAAAAGCAGCAGAAGATAGAAGAAAAGCACAAGAAGAATTAAGAGAAGCGAAAAGGAAAGAAGCAGAGGAACGTCGTCAACGTGTCATTGATGCAAGAAATGAGAGATCTGAATCTGCTGAAGAAACTACTACTAATGAGAAAGATAACAATGCAGAGGCAAGACCAACCGTACCTGCGGATAGTACGAAAGCAAAAACAGACATTGAAAAGGATTCAATAAGTTCAAATAAGCCTAAAACGGCCACGGAAATAGCTGAAGCAGAACGTCTTCAGAAATTAAGAGATAGAGAAGCTCGCCAGAAAGCTTTAGAAGATAGAAAAAAGAAAATTATAGAACAACGTAAAGAAGCACGTGCAGAGCGTGAAAGACAGGTAAAAAGGAACGATTCTATAGCAAAGGCGAAGAAAAACGAGGATAACAACAATTAA
- the bamA gene encoding outer membrane protein assembly factor BamA translates to MKPFIKLICVVFLFTISFTSNAQVEGGETYLIKEIKVTGNTNFSEQTIIAYSKLRKDEEIQVGGEKIANAVKTLWKSNLFSSIDIYVTDIDGSTANLEINLSDLPELKDLTIEGVRKGKKEEIIDENKLKSGQKVTENLIATTKNYLTNKYKKKGFLNTKVNISTSQVIDSIEKERVNMRIEIDKGQKVKIKEINFEGNEKIADKKLRKAMKNTKRKSLSPLRILKRSKYIEEDFRTDLVSVVDYYKENGYRDARIISDSITYLDKKNINLDIKVEEGEKYTFGKITFVGNTVYSDQYLSSLLGIKEGDTYNGVELRERIADESNPDANDITNAYQNFGYMFSTINPVEVSAEGNVIDMEIRISEGKPAYFNNVTVVGNDVTNDHVVYREIRTRPGMLYRKADIIRTIRELGQLGFFDAQQIAPNILNPNPVDGTLDVEYSVVEQGSSQIQLQGGYGGGGFIGTLGLSFNNFAIKDIFKADAYKPVPRGDGQSLALRLQASQFFQTYSFSFSEPWFGGKKPFQMSTSLSHSRQFLYDNLTGRADKSRRFNITGLTFGLSTRLSKPDDYFLLSQAISYQHYDLQNYNTGLFTFGDGTSNNLSYTIGLSRNNLYTDPIYPTGGSNFSVSAKFSFPYSLVNGVDYEALEEDRAEQTEIINDYQSTQSSNPAAISAYNDALDRRSEIDQERFKWLEFYKIKFKADWYQALTKKLVLRPSVEFGFLGAYNNARGVIPFERFFVGGDGLGNFSLDGREVVQLRGYPNQSLSSQDGGSIYNKFSLELRYPITLGAQAKIYALSFLEAGSSVNNFRDFDPFKLQRSAGFGLRIFMPAFGLLGIDFGHAFDEAPYGAAVKNWETHFIIGQQF, encoded by the coding sequence TTGAAACCATTTATTAAACTTATTTGTGTTGTATTCCTATTTACAATTTCATTTACCAGTAATGCACAGGTTGAAGGCGGAGAGACTTATTTAATTAAGGAAATTAAAGTTACAGGAAATACTAATTTTAGTGAGCAAACTATTATTGCTTATTCTAAACTTAGAAAAGACGAAGAGATTCAGGTCGGCGGAGAAAAAATTGCTAATGCTGTAAAAACATTATGGAAGTCCAATCTATTTAGCAGTATAGATATCTATGTTACTGATATAGATGGTAGTACCGCAAATTTAGAGATAAATCTTAGTGATTTGCCAGAACTTAAGGATCTTACGATTGAAGGTGTAAGGAAAGGTAAAAAAGAGGAGATTATAGATGAGAACAAACTAAAATCTGGTCAGAAAGTTACAGAAAACCTTATTGCAACTACCAAGAATTACTTGACCAATAAGTATAAAAAGAAAGGGTTTTTAAACACTAAAGTAAATATTAGCACCTCACAAGTTATTGATTCTATTGAGAAAGAGCGCGTTAACATGCGCATTGAGATAGATAAGGGCCAAAAAGTTAAAATTAAAGAAATTAACTTTGAAGGTAATGAAAAGATAGCAGATAAAAAGCTTCGTAAAGCTATGAAAAATACGAAGAGAAAAAGCTTAAGTCCATTGAGGATATTGAAGCGTTCAAAATATATTGAAGAAGATTTTAGAACAGATTTAGTAAGTGTTGTTGATTACTACAAAGAAAATGGATATAGGGATGCAAGAATAATCTCAGACTCTATTACCTATTTAGATAAGAAAAATATCAATCTTGATATTAAAGTAGAAGAAGGCGAAAAGTATACGTTCGGGAAAATAACTTTTGTGGGTAATACCGTTTATTCCGATCAGTATTTATCAAGTCTTTTGGGCATAAAAGAAGGTGATACCTATAATGGTGTTGAGTTACGAGAACGAATTGCTGACGAGTCTAATCCAGATGCCAATGACATAACCAATGCTTACCAAAACTTTGGATATATGTTCTCTACCATTAATCCTGTTGAAGTTAGTGCAGAAGGAAACGTTATAGATATGGAAATCCGTATCTCGGAAGGAAAACCAGCCTATTTTAATAATGTTACTGTAGTTGGTAATGATGTTACCAACGATCACGTGGTGTACAGGGAAATAAGAACACGTCCAGGCATGCTTTACAGAAAGGCAGATATTATTAGAACCATCAGGGAACTTGGTCAGTTAGGATTTTTTGATGCGCAGCAAATAGCGCCAAATATTTTAAATCCAAACCCAGTCGATGGCACCTTAGACGTAGAGTATTCTGTAGTAGAGCAAGGTTCTAGTCAAATACAGTTGCAAGGTGGTTACGGTGGAGGTGGCTTCATTGGCACCTTAGGTTTGTCATTTAATAATTTTGCAATAAAAGATATTTTTAAAGCAGATGCGTATAAGCCTGTGCCAAGAGGTGATGGTCAAAGTTTAGCATTGAGACTTCAAGCAAGTCAATTTTTTCAAACCTATAGTTTTTCATTTAGCGAACCTTGGTTTGGTGGTAAAAAGCCATTTCAAATGTCAACCTCACTTTCACATTCACGACAGTTTTTATATGATAACTTAACAGGGCGTGCTGATAAAAGCAGACGTTTTAATATTACAGGTTTAACTTTCGGATTGTCTACAAGATTATCTAAACCAGATGATTACTTTTTACTTTCACAGGCCATAAGTTACCAACACTACGACCTTCAAAATTATAACACAGGATTGTTTACGTTTGGTGATGGAACTTCAAATAATTTATCTTACACCATTGGTTTAAGTAGAAATAACCTTTATACCGACCCTATTTATCCTACAGGTGGTTCTAATTTTTCAGTTTCGGCAAAGTTTTCATTCCCTTATTCATTAGTGAATGGCGTGGATTATGAAGCCTTGGAAGAAGATAGAGCTGAACAAACGGAGATCATTAATGATTATCAATCTACCCAAAGTTCAAATCCGGCAGCAATTTCTGCATATAACGACGCATTAGATAGACGGTCTGAAATTGACCAAGAACGTTTTAAATGGTTAGAATTTTATAAGATTAAATTCAAAGCAGATTGGTATCAGGCTTTGACCAAGAAACTAGTGTTACGTCCAAGTGTAGAATTTGGATTCTTAGGTGCTTACAATAATGCTCGTGGCGTGATTCCTTTTGAACGTTTCTTTGTTGGTGGTGATGGTTTAGGGAATTTTTCGTTAGATGGAAGAGAAGTGGTTCAATTACGTGGTTATCCTAATCAATCATTGTCATCACAGGATGGAGGCTCTATTTATAACAAATTTTCTTTAGAATTACGTTATCCTATTACTTTAGGAGCACAAGCTAAAATTTATGCATTATCCTTCTTAGAAGCAGGTAGTTCTGTAAATAATTTTAGGGATTTCGATCCATTTAAACTTCAAAGATCTGCTGGTTTCGGATTGAGAATCTTTATGCCAGCCTTTGGTCTGCTTGGTATTGACTTCGGTCACGCATTTGATGAAGCTCCTTATGGAGCAGCGGTTAAAAATTGGGAAACTCACTTTATAATTGGACAACAATTTTAA
- a CDS encoding sigma-70 family RNA polymerase sigma factor yields MRQLKITKQVTNREDKSLDKYLQDISKIPLITADEEVELAQLIRKGDQAALDKLTTANLRFVVSVAKQYQNQGLKLPDLINEGNAGLVKAAKRFDETRGFKFISYAVWWIRQAILQALAEQSRIVRLPLNKIGTINKINKAFSHLEQINQRPPNADEIARELDISVREVKQSMKNSGRHLSMDAPLKDGETFSLYDVVSSGESPRPDKALMKESLNTEVERALETLTQKESDVIRLNFGIGDQPPMTLEEIGSIYDLTRERVRQIREKGIRRLRHASKSKILKTYLG; encoded by the coding sequence ATGAGGCAGTTAAAAATCACCAAGCAGGTAACCAACAGAGAAGATAAATCGCTAGATAAATATCTACAAGATATAAGCAAGATTCCGTTGATTACTGCAGATGAAGAAGTAGAATTAGCGCAGCTAATAAGAAAAGGTGATCAGGCAGCATTAGATAAATTAACAACAGCCAACTTAAGGTTTGTTGTTTCGGTTGCAAAACAATATCAAAATCAAGGCTTAAAATTACCAGATTTAATTAATGAAGGTAATGCTGGTTTAGTAAAAGCAGCAAAACGTTTTGATGAAACCAGAGGTTTTAAGTTTATTTCTTATGCTGTATGGTGGATTAGACAAGCTATTTTACAAGCTTTGGCAGAGCAATCCCGTATTGTACGTTTGCCATTGAATAAGATTGGTACTATTAATAAGATTAATAAGGCTTTTTCGCATTTAGAGCAAATTAATCAAAGACCGCCAAATGCAGATGAAATTGCGCGCGAATTGGATATTAGTGTTCGTGAGGTAAAGCAATCGATGAAAAATTCTGGTCGTCATTTATCAATGGATGCACCATTAAAAGATGGAGAAACCTTTAGTTTATATGACGTTGTAAGTTCTGGCGAATCGCCAAGACCTGATAAGGCATTAATGAAAGAGTCTTTAAACACAGAAGTAGAACGTGCGCTAGAAACATTGACCCAAAAGGAAAGTGATGTAATTCGTTTGAATTTCGGAATTGGAGATCAACCTCCAATGACACTAGAAGAAATTGGAAGCATTTACGATTTAACTCGTGAGCGTGTGAGACAAATTAGAGAAAAAGGAATTAGAAGACTAAGACATGCTAGTAAGAGTAAGATTTTGAAGACTTATTTAGGGTAA